One window of Sporocytophaga myxococcoides DSM 11118 genomic DNA carries:
- a CDS encoding trypsin-like serine protease has translation MKKFLPIILACIVFNSLFLSATAQIKRIIGGKNAAKGAYPWMVGIGYSDETTPENSIYCGGTIINNEWILTAAHCVTDETTTTTTPYKPSQINVFTDFYSLTKPESGYQRINVKKIIIHPTYDPVTVDGDIALIQLEHPVTNTPVSLPEQDDTTYTKNGLTSTVMGWGYTQPTSLIADTLQEVEVKIISNAVCNSDAVYEGEVTSNMLCAGFLTGGKDACAGDSGGPLVFKSVNENKTIQTGIVSWGGACAAPNQPGVYTRVANYADWILANATVTSITQPESVGTIINGFMQLNSSISEGEYSIYDVCGRLLCKGSISNNEVNLSSLKDGLYVILVQDGNQMISGKFYKN, from the coding sequence ATGAAAAAATTTTTACCGATCATACTAGCCTGTATCGTATTCAACTCTTTATTTCTTTCTGCGACAGCACAGATTAAAAGAATCATCGGAGGAAAAAATGCAGCCAAAGGTGCTTATCCATGGATGGTAGGTATCGGATACTCCGATGAAACTACACCAGAGAATTCTATATACTGCGGCGGAACAATCATCAATAATGAATGGATACTTACAGCTGCACACTGTGTCACTGACGAAACTACAACTACTACTACCCCATACAAACCATCTCAAATCAACGTTTTTACTGACTTTTATTCTCTGACGAAGCCTGAATCAGGCTACCAGAGAATCAATGTTAAAAAGATCATCATTCACCCTACATATGATCCAGTTACTGTAGATGGAGACATCGCACTTATTCAGCTCGAACACCCAGTAACAAATACTCCTGTTTCTTTACCCGAACAAGACGATACAACTTATACAAAAAATGGGTTAACCAGCACTGTAATGGGGTGGGGATATACACAACCTACATCATTAATTGCAGATACCCTACAGGAGGTTGAGGTAAAAATCATTTCCAATGCGGTTTGCAACAGTGATGCTGTTTATGAGGGAGAAGTTACTTCAAATATGCTTTGTGCAGGGTTTCTGACCGGAGGTAAGGATGCTTGCGCCGGAGACAGCGGAGGTCCTCTTGTTTTTAAGTCTGTAAATGAAAACAAAACCATTCAGACAGGTATCGTTAGCTGGGGCGGAGCATGTGCGGCACCTAACCAGCCAGGAGTATATACCAGAGTTGCAAACTATGCAGACTGGATACTTGCCAATGCCACTGTTACATCAATTACACAGCCTGAAAGTGTAGGAACCATAATCAATGGCTTTATGCAACTAAACTCTTCAATATCTGAAGGAGAATATTCCATCTATGACGTTTGTGGACGCTTGCTTTGCAAAGGATCCATTAGTAACAATGAAGTCAACCTATCTTCTCTTAAAGATGGCCTATACGTAATTTTAGTACAGGACGGAAATCAAATGATCTCAGGTAAATTTTATAAAAATTAA
- a CDS encoding M48 family metallopeptidase: MNLLNTTSMFLLKRWYLLLSVILFSSCNSVMEMIPLDIDKNLGEQFSYQINESQSEYPFLDPEKNKEVYDYVENIKNQLINSDKIKYKDQFPYTVKIIQDDNTLNAFCVAGGYIYVYTGLIKYVDSESELAGVLAHEIAHAENRHTVKQLAESYGTGVVISLIFGSDYKELVNVGQQLLSLKFSRGDEKEADEYAVEYLYDTKYDPRGVGGFFKKLIKEEKDHNEIPDFLSTHPASQDRIDDINTKWEEMGSKEGDTGTEKHKEIVKLLTTKN; the protein is encoded by the coding sequence ATGAATCTTTTAAATACAACATCAATGTTTTTGCTAAAAAGGTGGTACTTACTTCTGTCGGTCATTCTCTTTTCCAGCTGTAACTCAGTAATGGAAATGATTCCTCTGGATATTGATAAAAATCTGGGAGAACAATTTTCCTATCAGATCAATGAAAGCCAATCCGAATATCCATTCCTTGATCCGGAAAAAAATAAAGAAGTTTATGACTATGTAGAAAACATCAAAAACCAGCTGATAAATTCTGATAAAATAAAATATAAAGATCAATTTCCCTATACAGTAAAAATTATTCAGGACGACAATACGCTTAATGCTTTCTGTGTAGCTGGCGGATATATCTATGTTTACACTGGCCTAATCAAGTATGTCGATTCCGAATCCGAGCTTGCAGGTGTACTTGCCCATGAGATAGCGCATGCAGAAAACAGACATACTGTAAAACAGCTGGCAGAATCTTATGGCACGGGGGTAGTAATCTCCTTGATATTTGGTTCGGACTACAAAGAACTCGTTAATGTTGGCCAACAACTTCTCTCTTTAAAATTTAGCCGTGGAGATGAAAAAGAAGCTGACGAATATGCTGTTGAATACCTTTATGACACCAAATATGATCCCAGAGGAGTTGGCGGATTTTTCAAAAAGCTCATTAAAGAGGAAAAAGATCATAACGAAATTCCGGACTTTCTGAGTACCCACCCAGCTTCTCAAGACCGCATTGATGATATTAATACTAAGTGGGAAGAAATGGGATCTAAAGAAGGAGATACAGGCACTGAGAAGCATAAAGAAATTGTAAAACTGCTAACTACCAAAAATTAA
- a CDS encoding SIMPL domain-containing protein (The SIMPL domain is named for its presence in mouse protein SIMPL (signalling molecule that associates with mouse pelle-like kinase). Bacterial member BP26, from Brucella, was shown to assemble into a channel-like structure, while YggE from E. coli has been associated with resistance to oxidative stress.) translates to MIKLRLFVVAIAVFIGHIVSGQTLIAQEEKPHIDVVGTAEMEIVPDEIYLSIIIKERYEGKEKIDVESQEVQLRNSLKEIGVNLNNFYLSDANADFVKIKWRTKDLLSQKDYTLKVDGATTVGKVFMQLDKLKIYDASIWKVYHSKMDSLKKETNIKAIKAAKEKADYLLSALGEQTGKVIWVNDSGASLSPVLYANSNERLDLSYGKFKNDELQFQKIKISASIQVKFYIK, encoded by the coding sequence ATGATAAAATTAAGATTGTTTGTAGTGGCAATAGCAGTGTTTATAGGTCACATTGTTTCGGGTCAGACCCTTATTGCACAGGAAGAGAAGCCTCATATTGATGTTGTTGGAACTGCAGAAATGGAGATTGTTCCGGATGAAATTTACTTGAGTATCATAATAAAAGAGCGATATGAAGGAAAGGAAAAAATAGATGTGGAAAGTCAGGAAGTGCAACTCCGGAATTCCTTAAAAGAAATAGGGGTCAATCTTAATAATTTTTATTTGTCTGATGCAAATGCAGATTTTGTGAAGATCAAATGGAGGACTAAGGATTTGCTGAGTCAAAAAGATTATACTCTGAAAGTCGATGGAGCAACTACTGTTGGTAAGGTCTTTATGCAACTGGATAAATTGAAAATCTATGATGCTTCAATTTGGAAAGTTTACCATTCGAAAATGGACAGCCTGAAAAAAGAAACGAATATAAAAGCTATAAAAGCTGCAAAAGAAAAGGCGGATTATCTGCTAAGCGCCTTAGGTGAACAAACTGGTAAGGTTATTTGGGTTAATGATTCTGGAGCATCACTTTCTCCGGTATTATATGCTAATTCAAATGAACGACTTGATTTAAGTTATGGGAAGTTTAAAAATGATGAGCTACAGTTTCAGAAAATAAAAATATCAGCAAGTATTCAGGTTAAATTTTATATAAAATAA
- a CDS encoding ammonium transporter: MKKLSIVPFAVLLVVTALAFAFPGVPKSIETEGLNTGDIAWMLASAALVLLMTPGLALFYGGMVNAKNVISTMLQSFICMGIISVLWITVGFSLAFGEDIGGFIGDPTSFFMFQNVLDGKPWPLAATIPLVLFAFFQLKFAVITPALITGSFSERIKFTSYILFACLFSMFIYAPIAHWTWHPEGFLFKMGVLDFAGGTVVHISAGCAALAAAIYLGKRKEHVEPAPANIPFVLLGTGLLWFGWFGFNAGSAVGASALAASAFATTNIAAAAAGIAWILFDSVKGKKPSAMGFCIGVVVGLVAITPAAGFVTIASSVVIGVGASLISNIVVGLRAKTGIDDTLDVFPCHGVGGMSGMLFTAVFAHVAVNSANTTGNGLAFGETTLFVTHLIALGIVVAFSFVGSYILLVITNLIAPLRVTEEEEKEGLDLSQHEEKVLVV, translated from the coding sequence ATGAAAAAACTATCAATTGTCCCATTTGCAGTATTGCTGGTTGTTACTGCACTGGCATTTGCTTTCCCGGGTGTTCCAAAATCAATCGAAACAGAAGGTCTTAACACAGGTGACATCGCATGGATGTTGGCATCCGCAGCGCTTGTACTCCTAATGACTCCCGGACTTGCACTTTTTTATGGTGGAATGGTTAACGCTAAAAACGTAATCTCTACTATGTTACAAAGTTTCATATGTATGGGTATCATCTCCGTACTATGGATTACAGTTGGTTTCAGCCTTGCTTTCGGTGAAGACATCGGAGGATTTATCGGAGATCCTACCTCATTCTTTATGTTCCAGAATGTATTAGATGGAAAGCCATGGCCATTAGCTGCAACTATCCCTTTGGTTCTTTTCGCCTTCTTCCAGTTGAAATTTGCAGTTATCACACCTGCTTTGATAACCGGATCATTCTCAGAAAGAATCAAATTCACATCATATATTCTGTTTGCATGCCTTTTCAGCATGTTTATCTATGCTCCGATTGCACACTGGACATGGCATCCTGAAGGCTTCCTTTTTAAAATGGGAGTTCTTGATTTTGCCGGCGGTACTGTAGTTCACATCTCTGCTGGTTGCGCTGCTCTTGCTGCTGCTATCTACCTTGGCAAAAGAAAAGAACATGTTGAACCTGCTCCTGCAAACATTCCATTTGTATTATTAGGTACAGGTTTATTATGGTTCGGATGGTTCGGCTTTAACGCTGGTTCAGCTGTTGGAGCATCTGCACTTGCTGCTTCTGCTTTCGCTACTACAAACATCGCCGCTGCTGCTGCTGGTATTGCCTGGATATTATTTGATTCTGTTAAAGGTAAAAAACCATCTGCAATGGGATTCTGTATCGGTGTCGTTGTTGGTCTTGTAGCTATCACTCCTGCTGCTGGCTTCGTAACAATTGCATCCAGTGTTGTAATAGGTGTTGGCGCTAGCTTAATCAGCAACATCGTTGTAGGCCTAAGAGCTAAAACTGGCATCGATGACACACTTGATGTATTCCCTTGCCATGGTGTTGGAGGAATGAGCGGTATGCTTTTTACTGCTGTATTTGCTCATGTTGCAGTAAACTCTGCAAACACTACCGGTAACGGTCTCGCTTTCGGTGAAACTACACTTTTCGTAACCCACCTTATCGCTCTAGGTATTGTTGTAGCATTCTCATTCGTAGGCTCTTACATACTTCTTGTAATTACAAACTTAATCGCTCCTCTAAGAGTAACAGAAGAAGAAGAAAAAGAAGGATTGGATCTTTCTCAACACGAAGAAAAAGTACTTGTGGTATAG
- a CDS encoding hydroxysqualene dehydroxylase — protein MDPKKKSVIILGGGIGGLSAAHELINRGFNVVVFESKGIPGGKARSLSVLNTGTDGRKDLPGEHGFRFFPRFYKHIIATMKEIPYGENKNGVADNLVDTTRIQMARFGKDPVLMPARFPRSLGEFIQILADGLDLNLGLSTEEKALFAKKVWQLMTSCKERRKHEYERISWWEYLDADQQSSAYQSIFAKGLTRTLVAARAEEASTKTGGDIFIQLLFDVAKPGISCDRVLCGPTNEVWIDPWLEDLKKKGVEYRFNSKVLSINCADNAIKSVTISCEGKQQEFVADYYISAVPVEVMASLLNNDLVKIDPTLNYLKTLSQYVSWMNGTQFYLNTNIESVPGHSIYIDTPWALTSIYQCQFWKKFSIAEHGDGKVKGILSVDVSDWNTPGVIYNKPAKECTKEEIIKEIWEQLKRSLNVNGNVVLKDDFLHSSFIDPDIVFESPMRNEEPLLVNSTNTWDLRPYAYTQVPNLFLASDYVKTNTDLATMEGANEAARRAVNSILDASGVKAPKCKIWDLHEPAIFAILRWRDLQRYKKGLPWSHHQPFIIKLLHKIRFWFFEKSGR, from the coding sequence ATGGATCCCAAAAAGAAAAGTGTCATCATTCTTGGAGGAGGTATAGGAGGGTTGAGCGCTGCTCATGAATTAATCAACAGAGGGTTTAATGTTGTAGTGTTTGAATCCAAGGGCATTCCCGGAGGTAAGGCGCGAAGTCTTTCTGTGCTAAACACTGGAACGGATGGCCGGAAAGATCTGCCAGGGGAACATGGTTTTCGCTTTTTTCCAAGGTTTTACAAGCACATCATTGCTACCATGAAAGAAATTCCTTATGGCGAAAATAAAAATGGTGTAGCTGATAATCTGGTAGATACCACACGTATTCAAATGGCAAGATTTGGAAAAGATCCTGTTTTGATGCCGGCCAGGTTTCCCAGATCTCTTGGGGAGTTTATTCAAATACTTGCAGATGGTTTGGATCTCAACCTTGGTCTTTCTACAGAAGAAAAAGCTCTGTTTGCAAAAAAAGTCTGGCAACTAATGACTAGTTGTAAGGAAAGAAGAAAGCATGAGTATGAAAGGATCAGCTGGTGGGAGTACCTCGATGCCGATCAACAATCTTCTGCTTATCAGAGTATTTTTGCCAAAGGCCTTACTCGTACACTGGTGGCGGCAAGGGCTGAAGAGGCAAGTACTAAAACAGGAGGCGATATTTTTATCCAGCTTTTATTTGATGTCGCTAAACCCGGTATTAGTTGCGACAGAGTATTATGTGGTCCTACCAATGAAGTTTGGATTGATCCCTGGCTTGAAGACCTTAAAAAGAAAGGCGTTGAATACAGATTCAATTCAAAGGTTCTGAGCATTAATTGTGCTGATAATGCGATTAAAAGTGTTACCATCTCTTGCGAAGGAAAACAGCAGGAGTTTGTCGCAGATTACTACATTTCTGCAGTACCTGTAGAAGTAATGGCCAGCTTGCTTAACAATGATCTGGTAAAAATCGATCCTACTTTAAATTATCTTAAAACGCTTAGTCAGTATGTTTCTTGGATGAACGGTACTCAGTTCTATCTGAATACCAACATTGAGTCTGTTCCCGGTCATTCAATATATATAGATACACCATGGGCACTTACTTCCATATATCAGTGCCAGTTCTGGAAGAAATTCAGCATTGCTGAGCATGGTGATGGTAAGGTTAAAGGTATATTATCAGTAGATGTCTCAGATTGGAATACTCCGGGTGTAATTTATAATAAGCCTGCTAAAGAATGTACGAAAGAAGAAATCATTAAAGAGATCTGGGAACAGTTAAAAAGAAGTCTGAATGTCAATGGTAATGTAGTTCTTAAAGATGACTTTCTGCATTCATCTTTTATCGATCCCGATATTGTCTTTGAGAGTCCTATGCGTAATGAAGAACCTCTGTTGGTCAACTCTACTAATACCTGGGACTTGCGACCTTATGCATACACTCAGGTTCCTAATCTGTTCCTTGCATCTGATTATGTGAAAACCAATACGGATCTAGCTACTATGGAAGGTGCAAATGAAGCTGCCAGAAGGGCTGTCAATAGCATCTTGGATGCTTCAGGAGTAAAGGCTCCTAAGTGCAAAATATGGGATCTGCATGAACCGGCAATATTTGCCATACTTCGGTGGAGAGACTTGCAGAGGTATAAAAAAGGATTGCCATGGTCGCATCATCAGCCATTTATAATTAAACTACTTCATAAAATAAGGTTCTGGTTCTTTGAGAAATCAGGACGATAG
- a CDS encoding cryptochrome/photolyase family protein, producing the protein MNQAFLVFPHQLFENNFHRKKNQFICLIEEPLLFTQYKFHKQKLIFHRASMKAYEQQLISKGYKCIYFEQVKFSDTEALFKELVKNKINHITYIDPTDDWLSKRIEKNAAINGIKTVVESSPMFLNTISYLEDYFSHKRFYMADFYSHERIRLDIMIDNGKPRGGKWSFDDENRKKLPKNHIPPAVHSPEPNEFVKEAIDYVKRNFSTNPGTTIPFLYPVTHKEAQIWLDSFITKRLNSFGTYEDAISSKYPFIYHSVLSPLLNSGLLTPEDILDKVMEHQNEIPINALEGFIRQIIGWREYMRAVYQFKGRHIRTQNYFNHKRKLPTSFWDASTGILPVDNTISNVLSNSYNHHIERLMIMGNFMLLCETDPDEVYKWFMEMYIDAYDWVMVPNVYGMSQFAAGHIITTKPYISGSNYVLKMSDYPRGPWTNIWDSLYWRFIDLHKKKFQSNPRMTLMLRQLEKKDRRTIKGYYDVADKFLTES; encoded by the coding sequence ATGAATCAAGCTTTTTTAGTTTTCCCTCATCAGTTATTTGAAAATAATTTTCACAGAAAGAAGAACCAGTTCATCTGCTTAATCGAAGAACCCTTGCTTTTTACTCAGTACAAATTTCATAAGCAAAAACTTATATTCCACAGGGCTAGTATGAAAGCTTATGAGCAACAACTTATATCAAAAGGTTATAAGTGCATTTACTTTGAACAGGTAAAATTTTCTGATACTGAGGCTCTTTTCAAAGAATTGGTTAAGAATAAAATTAATCACATTACTTATATAGATCCTACAGATGACTGGCTATCAAAACGAATAGAAAAAAATGCGGCTATAAATGGAATCAAAACAGTTGTAGAAAGTTCACCCATGTTTCTCAATACAATCAGCTATCTTGAAGACTATTTCTCCCATAAGAGATTTTATATGGCTGATTTTTACTCTCACGAAAGAATACGCCTTGATATAATGATAGACAATGGCAAACCAAGAGGAGGTAAATGGAGCTTTGATGATGAAAACAGAAAAAAACTTCCTAAAAACCATATACCTCCGGCAGTTCACTCCCCTGAACCAAATGAATTTGTAAAAGAGGCAATTGATTATGTAAAAAGAAATTTCAGCACTAACCCGGGAACCACAATACCTTTCTTATACCCTGTCACTCATAAAGAAGCTCAAATTTGGCTGGACTCTTTTATTACCAAAAGGTTAAATTCATTTGGAACATATGAAGATGCTATTTCCTCTAAGTATCCATTTATATATCATTCAGTATTAAGCCCGCTTCTCAATTCTGGCTTGCTGACTCCGGAAGACATTCTGGATAAAGTCATGGAACATCAAAATGAGATTCCAATAAACGCATTAGAAGGTTTTATCAGGCAAATCATTGGCTGGAGAGAATACATGAGGGCTGTATATCAATTTAAAGGAAGACATATTCGGACACAAAACTATTTTAATCATAAAAGAAAATTGCCCACATCATTCTGGGATGCATCTACAGGAATCTTACCAGTAGACAACACCATCTCAAATGTGCTTAGTAATTCCTATAATCACCATATAGAACGTCTTATGATAATGGGAAACTTCATGCTTCTATGTGAAACAGATCCTGATGAAGTTTACAAATGGTTTATGGAAATGTATATTGACGCCTACGATTGGGTAATGGTACCCAATGTCTATGGAATGAGCCAGTTTGCTGCTGGCCATATTATTACTACCAAACCATATATCTCCGGTTCAAACTATGTATTAAAAATGAGCGATTATCCCCGAGGACCGTGGACCAATATCTGGGACAGTTTATACTGGAGATTTATTGATTTACATAAAAAGAAATTCCAAAGCAATCCAAGAATGACCTTAATGCTAAGGCAGCTTGAAAAAAAGGATAGACGAACTATTAAGGGGTATTATGATGTGGCTGATAAATTTTTGACGGAAAGCTAA
- a CDS encoding sensor histidine kinase: MKETQTFDYQQFLEIQKENARLKEHITTQENMFGMTLRNMGGLNQELKFAKEKIKEQNLLLEKIVADRTIELLAINNQLNALLYRASHDMKGPVSTSEGLLNLIELTNDQEEIKQMSNLMRLTLRKLSKLLDGLSFLGRLKTEKSIISRINFDTFFSEFKDKLYQNHSHRFPVIHAQLPENRDFNSDPDILHVIFREIFENSIVFGRNDLLEITFVMDITHDHITFSITDNGYGIREGVLSLVTEMFFRGSEKSEGSGMGLFLVQSAVEHLQGELFISSGEKNGTTVKIIIPNSTF; encoded by the coding sequence ATGAAGGAAACCCAGACTTTTGATTATCAGCAATTTTTAGAAATTCAAAAAGAAAACGCAAGGCTTAAAGAGCATATCACCACTCAGGAGAATATGTTCGGAATGACTCTGCGTAATATGGGTGGTCTTAATCAGGAGCTCAAGTTTGCCAAAGAAAAAATTAAAGAACAAAATCTTCTTTTAGAAAAGATTGTTGCTGACCGCACAATTGAACTTCTTGCAATCAATAACCAACTGAATGCCTTGTTATATCGTGCATCTCATGATATGAAAGGACCCGTAAGCACATCTGAAGGACTTCTAAATCTTATTGAACTTACCAATGATCAGGAAGAAATAAAGCAAATGTCAAATTTAATGAGACTGACTTTGCGTAAGCTGAGCAAGCTTTTGGATGGCCTTTCATTCCTGGGAAGATTGAAAACTGAAAAAAGTATTATTTCCCGAATAAATTTCGATACATTCTTTTCAGAATTTAAAGATAAACTTTACCAAAATCATTCTCACAGATTTCCTGTTATTCATGCTCAACTTCCCGAGAACAGAGATTTCAATTCAGATCCGGATATTTTACATGTCATCTTCAGAGAGATATTTGAAAATAGTATTGTTTTCGGAAGAAATGATTTGCTTGAAATTACCTTTGTGATGGATATAACACATGACCATATTACTTTTTCAATTACAGATAATGGGTATGGAATTAGAGAGGGTGTCCTTAGTCTTGTTACAGAAATGTTTTTCAGAGGAAGTGAAAAGTCTGAAGGTAGTGGAATGGGCTTATTCCTAGTACAAAGTGCTGTAGAACATTTGCAGGGAGAACTCTTTATTTCCAGTGGAGAGAAAAATGGGACAACAGTAAAGATTATTATCCCAAATAGTACTTTCTGA
- a CDS encoding DUF2157 domain-containing protein produces the protein MPERKFILNTLLTDGIISTEDKEKLENYEQNKLFSLFWEAKTVLYLGVLLFSAGAGLIIYLNIDTIGHISIISLIGLACTACFYITFKKSEPFSFNEVISTSPWNDYILLLGCLLFLSLETYLQVQYTIFGTQFGTATIIPTLLFFLLAYRFDHKGVLSMAVTGLAGWAGIAVTPRGVYDGLENFSDHSYIWTALGLGCFLNAMVFGFQRINLKNHFAFTYLNFAIHILFIAALAGLFLETNHLLFIPILFVLAGVYYFHARKLESYYFLLFIMIYLYIGITYITFHFLLQTGADIELVYFGFFYFIGSCALAVYLIKNHKSLLKI, from the coding sequence ATGCCTGAAAGAAAATTTATTTTAAATACTTTGCTCACTGATGGAATTATTTCCACTGAAGACAAAGAAAAGCTTGAAAACTATGAGCAAAATAAGCTTTTTTCACTCTTTTGGGAAGCAAAAACAGTTTTATACCTGGGAGTATTACTCTTCTCAGCGGGAGCTGGTTTGATTATTTATTTGAATATTGACACAATAGGTCATATTTCAATCATTTCCCTTATAGGACTAGCATGCACGGCCTGCTTCTACATAACTTTCAAAAAAAGTGAGCCCTTTTCCTTTAATGAAGTAATCAGCACCTCTCCATGGAATGATTATATATTGCTTCTCGGCTGCTTGCTTTTTTTGTCACTCGAAACATATCTGCAAGTTCAATACACCATATTCGGAACACAATTCGGGACTGCCACAATTATTCCTACGCTCTTATTCTTCCTGCTTGCTTACAGATTTGATCACAAGGGTGTTTTAAGCATGGCTGTTACCGGTCTCGCAGGCTGGGCAGGAATAGCAGTAACTCCAAGAGGTGTATATGATGGCCTGGAGAACTTCTCTGATCACTCATACATATGGACTGCTCTGGGCCTGGGTTGCTTTCTGAATGCCATGGTATTTGGGTTCCAGAGAATAAATCTGAAAAACCATTTTGCATTTACTTACCTTAACTTCGCCATTCACATTCTTTTCATAGCAGCATTGGCCGGTTTGTTTTTAGAAACAAATCACCTCCTATTTATACCAATTTTATTTGTACTGGCAGGAGTTTATTATTTCCATGCAAGAAAACTTGAGTCATACTATTTCTTGCTTTTCATCATGATTTATTTATACATAGGTATTACCTATATTACTTTTCATTTCCTGTTGCAAACCGGAGCAGATATAGAATTAGTCTATTTCGGATTTTTCTATTTTATCGGTAGTTGTGCCCTAGCTGTTTACCTTATCAAGAATCACAAAAGTCTGTTGAAAATATGA
- a CDS encoding DUF493 family protein: protein MEDKKFKGLQERLEKLSWPSIYMFKFIVPTEKEKELVNIFEGRITEKKYSQKGNYVSVTSTFAVESGDSVLHYYKAASKIEGVVAL, encoded by the coding sequence ATGGAAGATAAGAAATTTAAAGGTTTACAGGAAAGGCTTGAAAAATTATCATGGCCGTCCATTTATATGTTCAAGTTTATTGTTCCTACGGAGAAAGAAAAAGAATTGGTTAATATTTTTGAGGGAAGAATTACAGAAAAAAAATATTCTCAAAAAGGGAACTATGTAAGTGTTACATCCACATTCGCTGTTGAATCTGGTGATTCTGTCTTGCATTATTATAAGGCAGCTTCCAAAATTGAAGGTGTAGTGGCATTGTAA